The bacterium genome contains a region encoding:
- a CDS encoding class I SAM-dependent methyltransferase translates to MVDVIGHNRYAWDRLVEQGDRWARPVSAEQVADARNGRWDIILTPTKPVPKNWFGELKGASVLCLAAGGGQQGPILSAVGADVTVFDNSPAQLAQDRLVAERDGLDLRLVEGDMRDLSSFTDQTFDLIVHPVSNVFVPDVRPVWKEAFRVLKQGGCLLSGIDNAVIYIFDPKAYEQGSLVVAHSLPYSDADLLSDAEIASRKDRGIPLEFGHTLEDQIGGQIDAGFTITGFYEDRYPPEDDELLDRYMPTFIATRAYKIKIEEYPKAPML, encoded by the coding sequence ATGGTCGATGTAATAGGACACAACCGATATGCCTGGGATAGACTTGTGGAGCAGGGCGACCGTTGGGCCAGGCCGGTTTCTGCAGAGCAGGTGGCTGACGCCAGAAATGGACGATGGGATATCATCCTTACCCCGACGAAGCCTGTGCCTAAGAATTGGTTCGGAGAACTGAAAGGAGCGTCTGTGCTCTGTCTGGCCGCAGGGGGTGGTCAACAGGGACCGATCCTATCAGCCGTCGGAGCAGATGTCACTGTATTCGATAATTCGCCGGCCCAACTTGCGCAGGATAGACTCGTGGCCGAGAGGGACGGGCTGGACCTTCGGCTGGTGGAAGGTGATATGCGTGATTTGTCATCCTTTACCGACCAGACGTTCGATCTGATAGTGCATCCGGTATCCAATGTCTTCGTACCTGACGTGAGGCCGGTATGGAAAGAGGCATTCCGTGTGCTCAAGCAGGGAGGATGTCTGCTCTCTGGGATCGACAATGCGGTTATCTACATTTTTGATCCGAAAGCTTACGAACAAGGAAGCCTGGTAGTTGCGCATTCCCTGCCCTACTCAGATGCTGATCTGCTATCTGATGCGGAAATAGCCAGTCGAAAGGATAGAGGCATCCCCCTTGAGTTTGGGCACACTCTTGAGGATCAGATTGGCGGCCAGATAGATGCCGGATTCACAATCACTGGCTTCTACGAGGATCGCTACCCTCCGGAAGACGATGAATTACTAGATAGATACATGCCAACGTTCATTGCTACCAGAGCATACAAGATTAAGATAGAGGAATATCCCAAAGCGCCCATGTTGTAA
- a CDS encoding inorganic pyrophosphatase, whose protein sequence is MGYWEALDRLVAEGKIIIDRPKGSAHPRYPKLIYPLDYGYLEGTTSGDGDGIDVWIGSRQERSLTAIECTYDHNKLDMEVKLLIGCSAEDIEQILATHNCAGMHGILVNRPQ, encoded by the coding sequence ATGGGTTACTGGGAAGCACTGGACCGATTGGTTGCTGAAGGCAAAATCATAATCGACCGACCGAAAGGCAGCGCGCATCCAAGGTATCCCAAACTCATCTATCCCCTTGATTACGGTTACCTTGAAGGCACGACTTCAGGTGATGGTGACGGAATTGATGTCTGGATCGGGAGTCGGCAGGAGAGGTCTTTGACAGCCATCGAGTGCACATACGATCACAATAAGCTTGATATGGAAGTCAAGTTGCTGATCGGATGCAGCGCTGAAGACATCGAACAAATTTTAGCCACCCACAACTGCGCCGGCATGCATGGAATTCTTGTAAATCGGCCTCAATAA
- the hisF gene encoding imidazole glycerol phosphate synthase subunit HisF — protein MLSKRIIPCLDVRNKKVTKGVKFKNNVELGDPVEMAVAYSDGGCDELVFYDITASAERRPIDIDMVRDVARVVHIPFAVGGGIETLDDMYRVLLAGAEKVSVNSLAVKNPDIIAEGAKIFGSQCIVLGMDPVKSDDPRFPSGYEITIRGFRERTGMDALEWAKRAEELGVGEIVVNSVDADGTRDGFELNLTRKISTNVHIPVVASGGAGTPQHLIDVFNKGAADAAIIASMIHTGEYTIRQIKDKLVKAGIPTREKW, from the coding sequence ATGTTAAGCAAGCGAATAATTCCATGCCTGGATGTGCGCAATAAAAAGGTCACCAAGGGCGTGAAGTTCAAGAATAATGTCGAACTGGGCGACCCGGTCGAGATGGCCGTCGCTTACTCCGACGGCGGTTGTGACGAACTCGTATTTTACGATATCACAGCCTCAGCCGAGCGCAGGCCGATTGATATCGATATGGTCCGCGATGTCGCGCGGGTAGTGCATATACCGTTTGCGGTCGGCGGGGGAATAGAGACGTTGGATGATATGTATCGTGTGCTCCTTGCGGGCGCAGAAAAGGTGTCTGTGAACTCGCTTGCGGTCAAGAACCCGGATATTATTGCCGAGGGTGCAAAGATATTCGGCTCACAGTGCATAGTGCTGGGTATGGATCCGGTTAAGTCTGATGACCCCAGGTTCCCCAGCGGATATGAGATCACGATTCGAGGCTTCCGCGAGAGGACCGGCATGGACGCTCTCGAATGGGCAAAGCGCGCCGAGGAGTTGGGGGTAGGGGAGATAGTGGTCAACTCGGTAGATGCAGACGGCACACGTGACGGCTTCGAGCTTAACCTCACCCGCAAGATTTCTACAAACGTCCACATTCCGGTAGTTGCTTCCGGCGGCGCAGGCACACCCCAGCATCTGATAGATGTCTTCAATAAAGGCGCAGCCGACGCAGCGATTATCGCCAGCATGATCCATACAGGTGAATACACCATCAGGCAGATCAAGGACAAACTGGTCAAAGCAGGAATTCCGACACGGGAGAAATGGTGA
- the hisH gene encoding imidazole glycerol phosphate synthase subunit HisH, with protein sequence MIAIVDYKAGNLTSVRLALEHIGAACEVTNDPERIKIADRVIFPGVGAAAEAMRNILKLDLLDPLKDAVKSGKPFLGICLGTQVIFEHSEEDGGVDCIGLVPGRVKRFITTNRSCKIPQMGWNTVEFKRRHPVFDGIEDRSEFYFVHSYYPDSSDETYIVGETEYAGVRFASAVGKDNLVATQFHPERSGRIGLRLLENFSKWDGKC encoded by the coding sequence TTGATAGCAATAGTAGATTACAAAGCAGGAAATCTGACAAGTGTGCGGCTTGCCCTGGAGCATATCGGAGCCGCGTGCGAGGTAACAAATGACCCCGAGCGCATTAAAATTGCCGACCGGGTAATATTTCCCGGCGTAGGGGCCGCAGCCGAAGCCATGCGCAATATACTAAAGCTGGATCTGCTCGACCCGCTCAAAGATGCGGTGAAAAGCGGTAAGCCGTTTTTGGGAATATGCCTTGGCACGCAGGTCATCTTCGAGCATTCCGAGGAAGATGGCGGAGTAGATTGCATCGGCCTGGTGCCGGGTCGAGTCAAGCGCTTTATTACGACTAACCGCTCGTGTAAGATTCCGCAGATGGGCTGGAACACAGTCGAGTTCAAGCGTCGGCATCCGGTCTTTGACGGCATAGAGGACCGCAGCGAGTTCTACTTCGTCCACAGCTATTATCCCGACTCATCGGACGAAACGTATATAGTGGGCGAGACGGAATATGCTGGCGTGCGGTTTGCATCGGCAGTGGGCAAAGACAATCTCGTCGCGACTCAGTTTCACCCGGAGCGCTCGGGCCGAATAGGTTTGAGACTCTTAGAAAACTTCAGTAAGTGGGACGGCAAATGTTAA
- the aspS gene encoding aspartate--tRNA ligase, translating to MEHRTKYCGEVSAEDIGKQVTLHGWVNSSRDHGGLIFIDLRDREGLVQTVIDPEEQPKVFKIAESVRSEFVLEVMGKVAHRPEGTENPNIPTGQVEVHIEKLNILNTSLTPPFAIQDGITTDEMVRLKYRYLDLRRPEMQKRLILRHKMVKLMRDYMDERGFIEVETPVLIKSTPEGARDYLVPARLYPGSFYALPQSPQQLKQLLMVSGIDKYFQIAKCFRDEDPRADRQPEFTQLDVEMSFVNKEDVFDVMEPLLIEIVETLSDKKLMFKPFPRLTYQDVMDRYGIDKPDLRFGMELFDLTDIGHASEFKVFQSAEQIKGITAEGCANYSRSQIDELTEFVKKYRAKGLATIALTEDGSVKSPIAKFFKDEEIKSIIERAGAKTGDLILIVADKPKIVADSLANLRNLMGTRLGLRDDSILAMAWVIDFPLVEWKEEEGRWDAAHHPFTMPMEEDMDLMDTDPGKVRSQAYDLVCNGSELASGSIRIHRRDIQNKVFGLMNYSDEEVQARFGHMLDAFEYGAPPHGGIAPGIDRLVMLLTDDDNIRQVMAFPKTASGIDPMTNAPSPVDDAQLKELHIECVE from the coding sequence ATGGAACACAGAACCAAATACTGCGGCGAGGTATCCGCTGAAGATATAGGAAAACAGGTGACGCTGCACGGCTGGGTGAACAGCAGCCGCGACCATGGTGGACTGATCTTTATAGACCTGCGTGACCGTGAGGGTCTTGTGCAGACAGTCATCGACCCGGAGGAACAGCCGAAAGTATTCAAGATTGCCGAGAGCGTGCGCAGCGAGTTCGTGCTTGAGGTCATGGGCAAAGTTGCGCATCGACCCGAGGGCACCGAGAACCCGAATATCCCGACCGGCCAGGTAGAAGTTCACATCGAAAAGTTGAACATACTTAACACCTCGCTCACGCCTCCGTTTGCGATCCAGGACGGTATCACGACAGACGAGATGGTAAGGCTCAAGTATCGTTATCTCGATCTCAGACGTCCAGAGATGCAGAAGCGGCTGATACTGCGCCATAAGATGGTCAAGCTGATGCGCGACTATATGGACGAGCGCGGCTTCATCGAAGTCGAGACACCGGTCCTTATCAAGAGCACACCTGAGGGTGCACGTGACTATCTTGTGCCTGCGCGGCTCTATCCGGGCAGTTTTTATGCTCTGCCGCAGAGTCCTCAGCAGCTCAAGCAGCTTCTGATGGTATCGGGCATCGATAAGTATTTCCAGATCGCGAAGTGCTTCCGAGACGAGGACCCGCGTGCAGATAGACAACCTGAGTTCACACAGCTCGACGTGGAGATGTCGTTCGTGAACAAAGAGGACGTTTTCGATGTGATGGAGCCCCTGCTGATCGAGATAGTGGAGACGCTTTCGGACAAAAAGCTGATGTTCAAACCTTTTCCAAGGCTCACATATCAGGACGTGATGGACCGCTACGGCATCGATAAGCCCGACCTGCGCTTCGGCATGGAGCTTTTCGACCTGACTGATATAGGTCATGCCAGTGAGTTCAAGGTTTTCCAGAGTGCCGAGCAGATCAAGGGGATCACAGCCGAGGGCTGCGCGAACTACAGCCGCAGCCAGATAGACGAACTCACCGAGTTCGTGAAGAAATATCGAGCAAAGGGTCTTGCCACCATCGCACTGACCGAGGACGGATCCGTCAAGTCTCCTATAGCCAAGTTTTTCAAAGATGAAGAGATCAAGTCTATCATAGAACGCGCCGGTGCAAAGACAGGCGATTTGATATTGATAGTTGCCGATAAGCCCAAGATTGTGGCAGATTCTTTAGCAAACCTGCGTAATCTGATGGGCACGCGCCTCGGTCTGCGGGATGACAGCATTCTTGCCATGGCGTGGGTCATCGACTTCCCGCTTGTCGAGTGGAAGGAAGAAGAGGGCCGCTGGGATGCCGCTCATCACCCGTTCACAATGCCTATGGAAGAGGACATGGACCTGATGGACACCGATCCGGGCAAAGTCCGCTCTCAGGCATATGATCTTGTCTGCAACGGCAGCGAACTTGCCAGCGGCAGCATCAGAATCCATCGCAGGGATATTCAGAACAAAGTCTTTGGCCTGATGAACTATTCTGATGAGGAAGTCCAGGCACGGTTCGGCCATATGCTTGATGCATTTGAGTATGGCGCGCCGCCGCATGGTGGCATTGCTCCCGGCATCGACAGGCTGGTCATGCTGCTCACGGATGATGACAACATCCGCCAGGTAATGGCATTTCCTAAGACAGCCAGCGGCATCGACCCGATGACGAATGCACCTTCGCCTGTAGATGATGCGCAGCTCAAAGAACTGCACATCGAGTGTGTGGAGTAG
- the hisS gene encoding histidine--tRNA ligase, whose product MTEYVAPRGTRDILPDETPRWQYVESKFRQTCGLYGYREVRTPTFEHTELFTRNLGEATDVVSKEMYTFEDRGGRSITLRPEGTAPTVRAYVQHNLGASLPVNKVYYIGRIFRYERPQAGRYREHTQLGIEAFGSIDPAIDAEIISMAAQFFTSIGIETCELKLNSIGCPDCRPKYRQALLEFAKGRVDKLCQSCTQRYEQNPMRMLDCKNPDCKSVLKEAPKLPEYLCDECAEHFDKVKVYLSALNIDYDLDPNLVRGFDYYTKTAFEFISGELGAQNAIGGGGRYDNMVHEIGGQPTPAMGFGLGLDRLMLTLDTMGIDLPVDSSTTVFITTIGDEAHDAAVKLVAKLRHDGISADMDYTGRSLKAQMKIADKLGTKYVIILGEDEVKKQLATVRTMATSEQSSVPFVELSESLIS is encoded by the coding sequence ATGACCGAGTATGTTGCCCCTCGCGGCACCAGAGACATATTGCCTGACGAGACCCCTCGCTGGCAATATGTGGAATCGAAGTTCAGGCAGACATGTGGTCTCTACGGCTACCGTGAGGTCCGCACGCCCACCTTCGAGCACACCGAGCTGTTCACGCGAAATCTGGGCGAGGCTACCGATGTCGTTTCCAAGGAGATGTATACATTCGAGGACCGCGGCGGGCGCAGCATTACATTGCGTCCCGAGGGCACTGCTCCGACCGTGCGAGCATATGTCCAGCACAATCTGGGTGCATCACTGCCGGTCAACAAGGTGTACTATATAGGCCGAATTTTCAGGTATGAGCGACCACAAGCCGGGCGTTATCGCGAGCACACTCAACTCGGCATAGAGGCATTCGGCTCGATCGACCCTGCAATAGACGCTGAGATAATCTCTATGGCAGCGCAGTTTTTCACCAGCATCGGGATCGAAACATGCGAACTCAAGCTCAACTCGATTGGCTGCCCGGACTGCAGGCCGAAATATCGTCAGGCTCTGCTCGAGTTTGCAAAAGGCAGAGTCGACAAGCTGTGCCAGTCCTGCACTCAGCGCTATGAGCAGAACCCTATGAGGATGCTCGACTGCAAGAACCCGGACTGTAAATCCGTGCTTAAGGAAGCTCCGAAGCTGCCGGAATATCTGTGCGATGAATGTGCCGAGCACTTCGATAAGGTAAAGGTTTATCTTTCAGCGCTGAATATTGATTATGATCTCGACCCGAATCTTGTGCGCGGTTTCGATTACTATACCAAGACAGCCTTTGAGTTTATATCGGGCGAACTTGGCGCGCAGAATGCTATAGGTGGCGGCGGCAGGTATGACAATATGGTCCACGAGATAGGCGGCCAACCGACCCCTGCGATGGGTTTTGGTCTGGGTTTGGACAGACTGATGCTGACCCTGGACACCATGGGCATCGATCTGCCGGTCGATTCCAGCACGACTGTGTTCATCACGACAATCGGAGATGAAGCGCACGATGCAGCAGTCAAGCTCGTCGCCAAGCTCAGGCATGACGGGATTTCGGCTGATATGGACTATACAGGCCGCAGTCTGAAGGCTCAGATGAAGATAGCGGACAAACTCGGCACAAAATATGTAATCATTCTGGGCGAGGATGAGGTAAAAAAGCAGCTCGCCACAGTCAGGACCATGGCCACATCCGAGCAGAGCAGCGTGCCATTTGTCGAGCTTTCGGAGTCACTTATTTCTTAA
- a CDS encoding TMEM165/GDT1 family protein, whose translation MSAFWVSLAGVFGLEMGDKTQLVALCLASRYNTRVTLAGIFSATLVVHVFSVLLGGGVGKLMPPEWVQFAAGLAFIGFGLWTLRGDSLEEDECKNIQSRSPFWLIFTTFFLAELGDKTMLGTVAFAADRPLIPVWLGSSMGMVIADGLAIMVGQLMGRHLPERPIKIGAGVIFLGFGIFKTVQGALVIGSYSWALAGLITAVLAVFFLRGGGPDKVESREEEDDNTPALHV comes from the coding sequence TTGAGCGCATTCTGGGTGTCTTTGGCCGGTGTATTCGGCCTTGAGATGGGTGACAAAACGCAGCTCGTCGCCTTATGCCTTGCCAGCCGGTATAACACTCGTGTCACTCTCGCCGGCATATTCAGCGCCACTTTAGTCGTGCATGTTTTTTCGGTGCTTTTAGGTGGTGGGGTGGGCAAGCTAATGCCGCCGGAGTGGGTGCAGTTTGCCGCCGGTCTTGCATTTATTGGTTTTGGATTGTGGACACTGCGTGGAGACAGCCTAGAGGAAGATGAGTGCAAGAATATTCAGAGCAGATCGCCGTTCTGGCTGATATTCACCACATTTTTCCTGGCCGAACTCGGCGATAAGACAATGCTCGGCACGGTCGCTTTCGCAGCGGACAGGCCATTGATACCTGTATGGCTGGGTTCATCGATGGGGATGGTAATCGCCGACGGCCTGGCGATAATGGTCGGCCAGTTGATGGGCAGACACCTCCCTGAGCGTCCCATAAAGATCGGCGCCGGGGTAATATTCTTAGGCTTCGGCATATTCAAGACAGTCCAGGGTGCACTTGTTATAGGATCATACTCTTGGGCTTTAGCCGGATTGATTACAGCTGTTCTGGCGGTCTTCTTCCTTCGCGGCGGCGGACCCGATAAGGTCGAATCAAGGGAAGAAGAGGACGATAACACGCCTGCGCTTCACGTTTGA
- a CDS encoding tetratricopeptide repeat protein has product MSSSQRSKLLIAALLVLVTGIVYGQVAGFGFLDFDDNLCIKINHHIVGFTAKNIKWAVTGVINSNWQPMVWLSYMLDSEIAGLDPGVFHLTNLMLHIINTLLLLFLLNRMTGSFWKSSFVAALFALHPLHVESVAWVTERKDVLSTLFWLLTILVYIRYTEKPNFRRYIWVPVIFALGLMAKPMLVTLPIILFLLDYWPLGRLQRRQKNTPKTDDCAPVSMRRLILEKVPLVVLAAAVGVVTVITQRSSGSLKELGIFPLGVRVANAVYSCIAYLCKTIWPTKLAPFYPHPANSLPTWQVVGSAILIIAITWLVIRSRRHPYAIVGWLWYIITLLPVIGLVQVGAQAMADRYTYVPMIGIGIMVAWGVPSIFPQKDHKVISPIALLAIVVITAFSVCTYHQVGYWRNDYILFSYTVKAVENNSLAHNNLGSALLMRGKNEAALRHFRKAARLEPRSMRAQFNVINTLYMMGDVDEAINQTYKLINQYPHEARAYLRLGIIYLRQSKLDLAEDNIMLALRESHKDPKAHQAMGMLLLKRGKVDEALGWLSKAAKLSPEDPDIKRRYKYAKSLKARKAAGKK; this is encoded by the coding sequence TTGAGCAGCAGTCAGCGATCCAAACTTCTCATAGCAGCCCTGTTGGTGTTGGTGACGGGCATCGTATATGGACAGGTGGCAGGTTTCGGGTTCCTGGACTTTGATGACAACTTGTGCATCAAAATCAACCACCACATTGTCGGCTTTACCGCAAAAAACATAAAATGGGCAGTAACCGGAGTAATTAACAGCAACTGGCAGCCGATGGTGTGGCTGTCGTATATGCTCGATTCAGAAATAGCCGGACTCGACCCCGGCGTATTTCACCTCACCAACCTGATGCTGCACATCATAAACACACTGCTGTTGCTCTTCCTACTGAACCGGATGACCGGATCGTTCTGGAAAAGCTCATTCGTGGCAGCACTCTTTGCCCTCCATCCGCTCCATGTGGAGTCGGTGGCATGGGTGACCGAACGCAAAGACGTGCTCAGCACTCTGTTCTGGCTGCTTACCATTTTGGTTTATATCCGATATACCGAAAAGCCGAATTTTCGCAGGTATATATGGGTGCCGGTTATCTTTGCACTCGGACTTATGGCAAAACCGATGCTGGTGACACTGCCGATAATCCTCTTTCTGCTCGACTACTGGCCTCTCGGCAGGCTCCAACGCAGGCAAAAAAACACTCCCAAAACCGATGATTGCGCGCCGGTTTCGATGAGGCGGCTTATTTTGGAAAAAGTGCCGCTGGTTGTGCTTGCAGCTGCTGTCGGGGTTGTGACGGTTATAACTCAGAGGTCGAGCGGGTCGCTGAAGGAACTCGGTATATTCCCGCTTGGTGTGAGAGTGGCAAATGCAGTGTATAGTTGTATTGCATATCTGTGCAAGACAATATGGCCGACCAAACTTGCACCGTTTTATCCGCATCCTGCAAACTCACTGCCGACATGGCAGGTGGTAGGCAGCGCGATTCTCATCATCGCCATCACCTGGCTTGTCATAAGGTCCCGCAGACACCCCTACGCGATTGTCGGATGGCTCTGGTATATAATAACGCTGCTGCCGGTGATCGGCCTTGTCCAGGTTGGTGCACAGGCTATGGCAGATAGATACACATATGTCCCAATGATAGGAATCGGAATAATGGTTGCTTGGGGCGTCCCGAGTATTTTCCCACAAAAAGATCATAAGGTCATTAGCCCGATTGCGCTGCTTGCCATCGTGGTGATTACAGCTTTCTCCGTATGCACGTATCATCAGGTCGGATACTGGCGCAATGATTACATATTGTTCAGCTATACTGTGAAAGCCGTTGAGAACAATTCCCTTGCGCACAATAACCTGGGATCCGCTCTGCTGATGCGGGGAAAGAACGAAGCCGCTTTAAGACACTTCCGCAAGGCGGCACGTCTCGAACCCAGGTCTATGCGTGCACAGTTTAATGTAATCAATACGCTATACATGATGGGCGATGTGGATGAAGCCATAAACCAAACATACAAGCTGATAAATCAATATCCACATGAGGCGCGCGCTTACCTGAGGCTCGGCATTATATACCTGCGGCAGTCAAAGTTGGATCTGGCAGAAGATAATATAATGCTGGCGCTTCGTGAATCCCACAAGGACCCTAAGGCTCATCAGGCAATGGGAATGCTGCTCCTTAAGAGAGGGAAAGTCGATGAGGCTTTGGGTTGGTTGTCCAAGGCTGCCAAGCTCTCGCCAGAAGACCCGGATATTAAGCGAAGGTATAAATACGCAAAATCACTAAAAGCTCGCAAGGCCGCAGGCAAAAAATGA
- a CDS encoding tetratricopeptide repeat protein, producing the protein MKPDTTRQTTFIVCALLMLLICIVYCRVVGFKFLVYDDPLYVVNNPRINGLTASNISWAMKGVVNSNWQPTVWLSYMLDSQIGGIDSGLFHLTNLIIHIANTLLLLYLLKRMTGSLWRSAFVAAMFALHPLHVESVAWISERKDVLSTLLWLLTMLAYIRYTEMPNLRRYILVFIVFALGLMAKPMLVTLPIILFLLDYWPLGRLGIAGQNKSTKGYRKATLKRLMLEKLPLIAPAIAVGIVTILTQKASGAMQELDKYPFGVRTANAAFSYVTYLRKMLWPNDLAAFYPHPKDSLPIWQVMACVMLIAALTWLFARARRYPYMLVGWLWYLISLAPVIGFIQVGMQAMADRYTYVPMIGIAIIAAWAVPDMVYKNTNPNKSKTAILASTALIAIAAFSVCTYYQIGYWRDDAAVFGHAIKIIPDNYTAHNDLGVALMYRGENQAALEQFREAVRIDPTCMRAQYNIINQLYVMGDVDGAIKQTHALLRSFPHEGRAYLRLGIIYLRQSRLDPAEKNIRQALRESPKDPKVHQAIGMLLLKKGKVDEAIARLNKAAKLSPQDPDIKQRLEYAKSLKRAAR; encoded by the coding sequence ATGAAGCCCGATACTACCAGGCAGACCACCTTTATCGTATGCGCTCTGCTTATGCTTTTGATATGCATCGTATATTGCAGGGTGGTCGGTTTCAAGTTCCTTGTATATGACGACCCGCTGTATGTGGTCAATAACCCAAGAATAAACGGCCTAACCGCGTCCAACATAAGCTGGGCTATGAAGGGTGTGGTCAATAGCAACTGGCAGCCGACGGTATGGCTGTCGTATATGCTCGATTCACAGATCGGCGGGATCGACTCGGGACTGTTTCACCTCACAAATCTGATAATCCATATTGCCAACACACTGCTGCTGCTTTATCTGCTCAAACGAATGACCGGCTCACTTTGGCGAAGCGCGTTTGTGGCAGCTATGTTTGCCCTCCACCCGCTGCATGTGGAGTCCGTGGCATGGATATCCGAACGCAAAGATGTGCTCAGCACACTCCTCTGGCTGCTCACGATGCTGGCCTATATTCGTTATACCGAAATGCCGAATCTGCGCAGGTATATCTTGGTGTTCATAGTCTTTGCACTGGGACTGATGGCAAAGCCTATGCTGGTTACACTGCCGATTATCCTATTTCTGCTCGATTATTGGCCTCTCGGCAGGCTGGGAATAGCCGGGCAAAATAAGTCCACCAAAGGATATCGCAAAGCCACATTGAAAAGGCTTATGCTTGAGAAGCTGCCGCTTATTGCGCCCGCGATTGCCGTCGGGATAGTGACAATACTCACTCAAAAGGCCAGCGGAGCAATGCAGGAACTCGACAAGTATCCTTTTGGTGTGAGGACGGCAAATGCTGCTTTCAGCTATGTGACATACTTAAGAAAGATGCTCTGGCCAAACGATCTTGCAGCATTTTATCCGCATCCAAAAGACTCGCTGCCGATATGGCAGGTCATGGCTTGTGTGATGCTGATCGCTGCTCTGACATGGCTTTTTGCGCGCGCTCGAAGGTACCCGTATATGCTGGTCGGGTGGCTCTGGTATCTGATATCGCTTGCGCCGGTAATCGGGTTCATTCAGGTCGGTATGCAAGCGATGGCCGATAGATACACATATGTCCCTATGATCGGGATCGCCATTATTGCAGCTTGGGCTGTGCCTGACATGGTTTACAAAAACACTAATCCTAATAAGAGTAAAACTGCTATTCTAGCGTCCACAGCTCTCATAGCGATTGCCGCGTTTTCAGTGTGCACATATTACCAGATCGGCTATTGGCGCGATGATGCGGCGGTGTTCGGCCATGCAATAAAGATCATTCCAGATAACTATACGGCGCACAACGACCTTGGTGTGGCGCTGATGTATCGGGGAGAAAATCAGGCCGCGCTGGAGCAGTTTCGCGAGGCGGTGCGGATCGACCCGACGTGCATGCGCGCTCAATATAATATTATCAATCAGCTATATGTAATGGGAGATGTGGATGGAGCAATAAAGCAGACGCACGCACTGCTCAGAAGTTTTCCACATGAAGGACGCGCTTACCTGAGGCTGGGCATTATTTACCTTAGGCAGTCTAGGCTGGACCCGGCAGAAAAGAACATAAGGCAGGCGCTTCGTGAATCACCCAAGGACCCTAAGGTTCATCAGGCGATAGGAATGCTGCTCCTGAAAAAAGGAAAAGTGGACGAGGCCATTGCCCGCCTGAACAAAGCCGCAAAGCTCTCGCCACAAGACCCGGATATTAAGCAGAGGCTTGAATACGCGAAATCATTGAAAAGGGCAGCCAGATGA